A single genomic interval of Bradyrhizobium japonicum USDA 6 harbors:
- the nodD2 gene encoding transcriptional regulator NodD2, whose translation MRFKGLDLNLLVALDALITERNLSSAARKINLSQPAMSAAVARLRKHFRDELFGMRGRELVLSSRAEGLAAPVREALMHIELSIMARHPFDPARLNRRFRIVLSDFVTVVLFRNVVARVTREAPAVSFELAAPTDEHELLLRRGEVDFVIRPDFFMSSTHPRAALFEERLVCVGCCTNRELQPRLTFDRYMSMGHVAVKHGGAPRTPVEHSFLTDLGPTRRIDILVQSFSMIPPLIVGTNRIGTMPLGLVRHFQRTMPLRIVELPHPFPAFTEAVQWPSLHNSDPGSLWMRDILFQEATRMATTQELRVTSSPEDAEPPGHFVRSVSPLP comes from the coding sequence ATGCGTTTCAAAGGTCTGGATCTAAATCTTCTGGTCGCGCTGGATGCTCTAATAACTGAGCGCAACCTCTCGTCAGCCGCACGCAAGATCAATCTTAGTCAGCCGGCAATGAGCGCAGCCGTTGCCCGGCTGCGCAAGCATTTCCGTGATGAACTGTTTGGAATGAGGGGGCGCGAACTTGTCTTGAGCTCACGCGCGGAAGGGCTCGCGGCTCCTGTGCGCGAGGCTCTGATGCACATTGAACTCTCGATTATGGCCCGACATCCGTTCGACCCAGCTCGATTGAACCGCCGATTCAGGATCGTCCTTTCTGACTTCGTAACAGTTGTGCTCTTCCGAAATGTCGTAGCACGCGTCACGCGAGAAGCCCCCGCCGTCAGCTTCGAATTGGCTGCGCCGACCGATGAACACGAGCTGCTCCTCCGCCGCGGTGAAGTCGATTTTGTTATCCGGCCAGATTTTTTCATGTCCAGCACGCACCCCAGAGCGGCCCTATTCGAGGAGCGACTCGTCTGCGTAGGCTGCTGCACCAATAGGGAATTACAACCCCGGCTTACATTCGATCGATATATGTCGATGGGTCACGTTGCAGTTAAGCACGGAGGTGCGCCCCGGACGCCAGTTGAGCATTCCTTTTTGACTGATCTCGGACCCACGCGGCGCATCGACATCCTCGTGCAGAGCTTCAGCATGATCCCGCCTCTCATAGTTGGGACGAACCGCATAGGCACGATGCCATTAGGGCTCGTGAGGCATTTCCAAAGAACGATGCCCCTTCGGATCGTTGAGCTTCCGCATCCATTCCCCGCCTTCACCGAGGCGGTCCAATGGCCCTCACTTCACAACAGCGACCCGGGAAGTCTGTGGATGAGGGACATTTTGTTTCAGGAGGCCACCCGCATGGCAACTACACAAGAGCTCCGTGTGACCAGCAGCCCGGAAGACGCGGAGCCCCCGGGACATTTCGTGCGATCCGTCTCACCGTTGCCGTAA